One segment of Stomatobaculum sp. F0698 DNA contains the following:
- the aroF gene encoding 3-deoxy-7-phosphoheptulonate synthase — MIIIINSKTKPEKVSDLVNWIERKGLKTHITEGDYQNIIGVIGDTSRIDEDQVKSFDIVEAVKRVSEPFKQANRKFHPHDTVVEVTPEVKIGHGNFGLIAGPCSVECEEQIIFVAQSVKAAGATMLRGGAFKPRTSPYDFQGLKAEGLKLLLEAKKATGLPIVTEIMSAEHIPLFEDVDVIQVGARNMQNFELLKELGKLNKPILLKRGLANTIKELLMSAEYIMSSGNENVILCERGIRTYETATRNTLDLSAVPVLHELSHLPVVVDPSHATGVARYVKPMAMAAVASGADGLIIEVHNDPSHALSDGAQSLRPEQFADVSRAISLIRKATEEANA; from the coding sequence ATGATTATCATCATCAACAGCAAGACCAAGCCGGAAAAAGTAAGCGATCTGGTAAACTGGATTGAGAGAAAGGGCCTGAAGACCCATATCACGGAGGGTGATTATCAAAACATCATCGGCGTCATCGGTGATACCTCCCGGATTGATGAGGATCAGGTGAAGAGCTTTGACATTGTCGAGGCTGTGAAGCGCGTCTCGGAGCCGTTTAAGCAGGCAAACCGCAAGTTCCACCCGCACGACACGGTGGTTGAGGTGACACCGGAGGTGAAGATAGGTCACGGCAATTTCGGACTGATTGCGGGTCCCTGCTCGGTGGAGTGCGAGGAGCAGATTATCTTTGTCGCGCAGAGCGTCAAGGCGGCGGGCGCAACCATGCTCCGCGGCGGCGCGTTCAAGCCGCGCACTTCCCCCTACGATTTCCAGGGCCTGAAGGCAGAAGGACTGAAGCTTCTGCTTGAGGCCAAGAAGGCGACAGGCCTTCCGATTGTGACCGAGATTATGAGCGCGGAGCACATTCCGCTCTTTGAGGATGTGGATGTGATTCAGGTCGGCGCGCGGAACATGCAGAACTTTGAGCTCTTAAAGGAGCTCGGCAAGTTGAATAAGCCCATCCTTTTAAAGCGCGGTCTCGCAAACACCATCAAGGAGCTCCTGATGAGCGCCGAGTACATCATGAGCTCGGGCAACGAGAACGTGATTCTCTGCGAGCGCGGCATACGCACCTACGAGACGGCGACCAGAAATACCCTGGATCTCTCCGCGGTTCCGGTGCTGCACGAGCTCTCGCACCTTCCGGTGGTCGTGGACCCGAGCCACGCAACGGGCGTGGCGCGCTATGTAAAGCCAATGGCCATGGCTGCGGTCGCTTCCGGCGCGGACGGCCTGATTATTGAGGTACACAACGATCCGTCGCACGCACTTTCGGACGGTGCGCAGTCCCTGCGCCCGGAGCAGTTCGCGGATGTGTCCCGTGCGATTTCGCTGATTCGGAAGGCAACCGAAGAGGCAAATGCCTGA
- a CDS encoding metal-sensing transcriptional repressor, which produces MKKVRDGAEQRQLLNRLNRIEGQIRGVKKMLEEDAYCIDILNQVSAANCALNSFTKVLLAAHVKSCVAEDVREGNTEKLDELVRTLQKLMK; this is translated from the coding sequence ATGAAAAAGGTGCGGGACGGAGCTGAGCAGAGACAGCTCTTAAACCGACTGAACCGTATCGAGGGGCAGATACGCGGGGTAAAGAAGATGCTTGAGGAAGATGCCTACTGTATTGACATTCTGAATCAGGTTTCGGCAGCAAATTGCGCGCTGAACAGCTTTACCAAGGTGCTGCTTGCGGCACACGTAAAGTCCTGTGTCGCGGAGGATGTGCGCGAGGGCAATACGGAAAAGCTGGACGAGCTGGTCAGAACCCTGCAAAAGCTGATGAAGTGA
- the aroB gene encoding 3-dehydroquinate synthase produces the protein MEQVLVRASRVYEVIIGEGVLSELGLRAAALLRGRRAVIVTDSNVGPLYARRTEETLRDAGFAVTTFTFPAGEASKNPGTLLELLTFFAKQELTREDVVIALGGGVTGDLAGLAASLYLRGVPCIQVPTSLLAMVDSSVGGKTAVDLPEGKNLVGTFTQPYLVLCDITTLDTLPKEVFEEGMAEVIKYGMIRSKELLELLLTDDAERKRERVIAQCVRLKRDVVAEDEQDFGERQILNFGHTLGHAIEREMNYKLFHGDCVAIGMAIMTRALVRDGRCPESCEKILEKLLKKYKLPNSTELPSERILAAARADKKRRGEKITLIEPKTLGNCVLVKTDFAELARLLELGR, from the coding sequence ATGGAACAGGTTCTGGTGCGGGCTTCAAGGGTTTACGAGGTAATCATAGGCGAAGGTGTGCTTTCGGAACTCGGCCTAAGAGCGGCGGCGCTGCTCCGCGGGCGGAGAGCGGTCATCGTGACGGATTCCAATGTGGGACCGCTGTATGCGAGGCGCACGGAAGAGACCTTGCGGGACGCCGGCTTTGCGGTGACGACCTTTACCTTTCCGGCCGGTGAGGCGTCAAAGAATCCGGGGACGCTCCTTGAACTCCTGACCTTCTTCGCGAAGCAGGAACTCACGCGAGAGGATGTTGTGATTGCGCTCGGCGGCGGTGTGACCGGAGATCTCGCGGGACTTGCGGCGTCTCTTTACCTTCGCGGAGTGCCCTGCATCCAGGTTCCCACCTCGCTGCTCGCCATGGTGGACTCCTCGGTCGGCGGAAAGACCGCAGTGGATTTGCCGGAGGGCAAGAATTTAGTCGGCACCTTCACGCAGCCCTATCTGGTGCTCTGCGACATTACGACCCTCGACACCCTGCCGAAGGAAGTGTTTGAAGAGGGCATGGCAGAAGTCATCAAGTACGGCATGATACGGAGTAAGGAACTCCTGGAACTTCTGCTGACCGACGATGCCGAGCGGAAGCGGGAGCGCGTGATTGCGCAGTGTGTGCGCTTAAAGCGCGATGTGGTCGCGGAGGATGAGCAGGATTTCGGCGAGCGCCAGATTCTGAACTTCGGACATACCCTGGGACATGCCATCGAGCGGGAGATGAACTATAAGCTTTTCCACGGCGACTGTGTCGCAATCGGCATGGCGATTATGACGCGGGCGCTGGTGCGGGACGGCCGCTGCCCGGAGAGCTGTGAGAAGATACTGGAGAAGCTTCTCAAAAAATATAAGCTGCCGAACAGCACGGAGCTGCCGAGCGAGCGCATCCTTGCGGCGGCACGCGCCGACAAGAAGCGCCGGGGCGAGAAGATTACGCTGATTGAGCCGAAAACGCTGGGCAACTGCGTGCTCGTGAAGACGGATTTTGCGGAACTCGCGCGACTTCTGGAGTTGGGGCGCTGA
- a CDS encoding heavy metal translocating P-type ATPase produces the protein MKQYTVSGMSCAACQTRVEKAVSKLPGVKSCSVSLLTNSMGVEGDVTSSEVIQAVEAAGYGAAEKDAEEQSHGSFQAKLAAEEDALKDRETPKMKRRLVASILFLLPLLYLTMGHMMWGWPLPAFFDGNHVAMGLLQLLLAAAIMVVNQKFFVNGFKSLFHGAPNMDALIAIGSSAAFLYSTVILFLMTRAVVDGNQAKVTEYMMEFYFETAAMVLALITVGKMLEAYSKGKTTSALKSLMKLAPKTARVLRNGEEVTVPVDSVRVGDIFRVKPGENIPVDGLVVSGNSAVNEAALTGESLPVDKAIGDEVKSATLNQSGFLECRATRVGEDSTLAQIIKMVSDAAATKAPVAKLADQISGVFVPAVILVAIVTTVIWLLAGGSIGFSLARGIAVLVVSCPCALGLATPVAIMVGNGVGARQGILFKNAEALQETGNVQIVALDKTGTITNGTPVVTDVLPNGDRDTLLRAAYALEAKSEHPLAKAVVAYAKEQGLPLEEVDDFAALPGNGLSAVQNGTQLFAGNLSFVRGKVSIPAELETAADALAAVGKTPLYFAAGQELLGVIAVADTMKEDSAAAIAELKKLGIHVVMLTGDNQKTAEAIGKQAGVNEVVAGVLPDGKEAVIRALREKGKVAMVGDGINDAPALTRADIGIAIGAGADVAIDAADVVLMKSRLTDVTAAIRLSRATYRNILENLFWALIYNVLLVPTAAGAYLHFFGIAMNPMLGAAAMSLSSVCVVSNALRLNLFRVHDARHDKPLRHHVTVNQTGRLLEAASAEKSAKGDFMKKELTIKGMMCGHCEATVKKALEALPGVESALVSHEKGEAVVELSKEVSDETLKQAVEEKDYEVTGVKSL, from the coding sequence ATGAAGCAATATACAGTCAGCGGAATGAGCTGTGCGGCTTGCCAGACGCGGGTCGAAAAGGCAGTGTCAAAGCTGCCGGGTGTGAAGAGCTGCTCGGTGAGTTTGCTCACGAACTCCATGGGCGTTGAGGGCGATGTGACGTCAAGCGAGGTCATACAGGCCGTTGAGGCAGCGGGCTACGGCGCGGCGGAGAAGGATGCGGAGGAGCAGAGCCACGGAAGTTTTCAGGCGAAGCTCGCGGCCGAGGAAGATGCGCTAAAAGACAGGGAGACGCCGAAGATGAAGCGGCGACTTGTTGCCTCGATTTTATTTCTTCTGCCGCTTCTCTATCTCACGATGGGACATATGATGTGGGGCTGGCCGCTCCCGGCGTTCTTTGACGGAAACCATGTGGCCATGGGCCTGCTTCAGCTCCTCCTTGCGGCGGCGATTATGGTCGTGAACCAGAAGTTCTTTGTGAACGGTTTTAAGAGTCTGTTCCACGGCGCGCCGAATATGGATGCGCTGATAGCCATCGGCTCTTCGGCGGCCTTCCTCTACTCGACCGTGATTTTGTTTTTGATGACGCGGGCCGTGGTGGACGGCAACCAGGCCAAGGTCACGGAATACATGATGGAGTTTTACTTTGAGACAGCCGCAATGGTGCTTGCGCTGATTACGGTCGGCAAGATGCTGGAGGCCTACTCAAAGGGGAAGACAACGAGCGCTCTTAAGTCGCTCATGAAGCTTGCGCCGAAGACCGCGCGGGTTCTCCGAAACGGCGAGGAAGTCACGGTTCCGGTCGACAGTGTCCGGGTCGGCGACATCTTCCGCGTGAAGCCGGGCGAGAACATCCCGGTGGACGGCCTTGTGGTCTCCGGAAACAGTGCGGTGAACGAAGCCGCGCTGACCGGCGAGAGTCTGCCGGTCGACAAGGCGATCGGCGATGAAGTAAAGTCCGCGACCCTGAACCAGTCCGGCTTCCTTGAGTGCCGTGCGACCAGAGTCGGCGAGGATTCGACCCTCGCGCAGATTATCAAGATGGTAAGCGATGCGGCGGCGACCAAGGCGCCGGTCGCAAAGCTCGCGGATCAAATCTCCGGCGTCTTCGTGCCGGCGGTCATACTGGTGGCAATCGTGACGACCGTCATCTGGCTCCTCGCAGGCGGCAGCATCGGCTTTTCGCTGGCGCGCGGCATTGCGGTGCTCGTGGTGAGCTGCCCCTGTGCGCTGGGCCTTGCGACACCGGTCGCCATCATGGTCGGCAACGGTGTCGGCGCAAGACAGGGCATTTTATTCAAGAATGCCGAAGCGCTGCAGGAGACCGGCAATGTGCAGATTGTGGCGCTCGATAAAACCGGCACCATCACAAACGGCACGCCGGTTGTGACGGATGTGCTGCCGAACGGTGACAGGGATACGCTGCTCCGTGCGGCCTATGCGCTCGAGGCAAAGAGTGAGCACCCGCTCGCAAAGGCGGTCGTCGCCTATGCGAAAGAACAGGGACTTCCCTTAGAGGAGGTCGATGACTTTGCGGCGCTTCCCGGAAACGGTTTAAGCGCCGTGCAAAACGGCACGCAGCTCTTTGCCGGAAACTTGAGCTTTGTGCGCGGCAAAGTCTCGATTCCCGCGGAACTTGAGACAGCGGCGGATGCGCTCGCGGCCGTGGGTAAGACGCCGCTCTACTTTGCGGCGGGACAAGAACTGCTCGGCGTGATCGCGGTCGCGGACACGATGAAGGAGGACAGCGCGGCGGCAATCGCAGAGCTTAAAAAGCTCGGCATCCATGTGGTCATGCTGACCGGCGACAACCAAAAGACGGCCGAGGCCATAGGTAAGCAGGCGGGTGTCAACGAGGTTGTGGCGGGTGTGTTGCCGGACGGCAAGGAGGCCGTGATTCGGGCACTCCGGGAAAAGGGCAAGGTCGCCATGGTCGGCGACGGCATCAACGATGCGCCGGCATTGACTCGCGCCGACATCGGCATTGCAATCGGTGCGGGCGCGGATGTGGCCATCGACGCGGCGGATGTGGTGCTGATGAAGAGCCGTCTCACGGATGTCACGGCGGCGATACGTTTGAGCCGTGCGACCTATCGGAACATTCTGGAGAATCTCTTCTGGGCACTCATCTACAATGTGCTCCTGGTGCCGACGGCGGCGGGCGCCTACCTGCATTTCTTCGGCATCGCGATGAACCCGATGCTCGGTGCGGCGGCAATGAGCCTCTCGAGTGTCTGCGTTGTGAGCAATGCGCTGCGTCTTAATTTGTTCCGCGTGCACGATGCGCGGCATGACAAGCCGCTGCGGCATCATGTTACGGTAAATCAAACAGGGCGGCTTTTGGAAGCCGCAAGCGCCGAAAAGAGCGCGAAAGGAGATTTTATGAAGAAGGAACTTACAATCAAGGGTATGATGTGCGGACACTGCGAGGCGACGGTCAAGAAGGCACTCGAGGCACTGCCGGGCGTTGAGAGCGCTTTGGTGAGCCATGAGAAGGGCGAGGCGGTTGTCGAGCTGAGCAAAGAGGTCAGCGACGAGACGCTCAAGCAGGCAGTCGAAGAGAAGGACTATGAGGTGACCGGCGTTAAGAGTCTCTGA